The following are encoded together in the Bradymonas sediminis genome:
- a CDS encoding TraB/GumN family protein: MNQATSDLPVDLTEGDITRIQLGETEILLVGTAHISQESVDIVVSTIAAEKPDVVAVELDQERFDSMRSEQNWEDLDLLQIIKNKQLTFLLARLALGSFQKRMGGHTGVKPGAEMAAAIDAAEADQMGVELIDRNIRTTLLRAWRTTAWWKRAELVMALMLGVFQKGEVNEEELSDLREMENISTILDQLGEEMPDVKKVLVDERDTYMAYKLANIDAKKVVAVVGAAHKPGILRQIREQISDEHMTTIDTVPPKGSWGKALTWLFPVLVVGLFVWGFFNADATQLKNAALAWILANGIFAALGTAIALAHPLTIIAAFIAAPITSLHPGIGAGMVTALVQTLVAGPKVGDFQTIGDDISSWKGWWTNRLGRVLLVFIFSGMGSSLGTFVALGWLKNLI; the protein is encoded by the coding sequence ATGAACCAAGCAACATCGGACCTGCCCGTCGACCTCACCGAGGGCGATATCACCCGCATTCAGCTCGGCGAGACCGAGATTCTGCTCGTCGGCACCGCGCATATCTCGCAGGAGTCGGTCGACATCGTCGTGAGCACCATCGCGGCCGAGAAACCCGACGTCGTCGCGGTCGAGCTCGACCAGGAGCGCTTTGACTCGATGCGCTCGGAGCAAAATTGGGAAGACCTGGACCTGCTCCAGATCATCAAGAATAAGCAGCTCACCTTCTTGCTCGCCCGGCTGGCGCTGGGCTCGTTCCAAAAGCGCATGGGCGGGCATACCGGCGTGAAGCCCGGAGCCGAGATGGCCGCGGCCATCGACGCGGCCGAGGCCGACCAGATGGGCGTGGAGCTTATCGACCGAAATATCCGCACCACGCTCTTGCGCGCCTGGCGCACGACCGCCTGGTGGAAGCGCGCCGAGCTCGTCATGGCCCTGATGCTCGGGGTCTTCCAAAAAGGCGAGGTCAACGAAGAAGAGCTGTCGGACCTGCGCGAGATGGAGAATATCTCGACCATCCTGGACCAATTGGGCGAGGAGATGCCCGACGTCAAGAAGGTCCTGGTCGACGAGCGCGACACCTATATGGCCTATAAATTGGCCAATATCGACGCCAAGAAGGTCGTGGCGGTGGTGGGCGCGGCGCACAAACCGGGCATCCTGCGCCAGATTCGCGAGCAAATCAGCGACGAGCATATGACCACCATCGACACCGTGCCGCCCAAGGGCTCCTGGGGCAAAGCGCTGACCTGGCTCTTCCCGGTGCTGGTCGTCGGGCTCTTCGTGTGGGGGTTTTTCAACGCCGACGCGACGCAGCTCAAGAACGCCGCCCTGGCCTGGATTCTGGCCAACGGCATCTTCGCCGCCCTGGGCACCGCCATCGCGCTGGCCCACCCGCTCACCATCATCGCCGCGTTCATCGCTGCGCCGATCACCTCGCTGCACCCGGGCATCGGCGCCGGCATGGTCACCGCGCTGGTCCAAACCCTGGTGGCCGGCCCCAAGGTGGGCGACTTCCAGACCATCGGCGACGATATCTCAAGCTGGAAGGGTTGGTGGACCAACCGCCTCGGGCGAGTCCTGCTGGTCTTTATCTTCTCGGGGATGGGCAGCTCGCTGGGGACGTTTGTGGCGCTGGGTTGGCTCAAAAATTTGATCTAA